The Hyphomonadaceae bacterium ML37 genome includes a region encoding these proteins:
- a CDS encoding calcium/sodium antiporter: MAENLLLILMVVIGIVLLLAGGDVLVRGATAMARKMGVPPLVVGLTVVAFGTSAPEMVVSVAAAIQGAPGLAYGNIVGSNIANILLVLGVAALFAPLVTRAPGVRTNTAIAAVLTAVFIALGLNGEFGLREGWVLIGAIVLYVLWLAWSATRPKAAADPLLSEMTDVDNMDGLPRTALMISVFLIVGLVLLPLGAHFVVSNGSVLARQLGISEAVIGLTLLAVGTSLPELATAIVAAVRKQAAMAFGNIIGSNIFNIAAVGGLTAVSAHLAGVSVTVDPIFLRFDFWVMAGAMLAGAAFVFTQRPIGRVAGVVLSGGYAAYLAALVYIHLG, from the coding sequence TTGGCTGAAAATCTCCTCCTGATCCTGATGGTCGTCATCGGGATTGTGCTGCTGCTGGCAGGCGGCGACGTGCTGGTGCGCGGCGCCACGGCCATGGCGCGCAAGATGGGCGTGCCGCCGCTGGTGGTCGGCCTCACGGTGGTGGCTTTCGGCACCAGCGCACCGGAAATGGTGGTCTCGGTGGCCGCCGCGATCCAGGGCGCGCCGGGCCTCGCCTACGGCAATATCGTCGGCTCCAACATCGCCAATATCCTGCTCGTGCTCGGCGTGGCGGCCCTGTTCGCCCCGCTGGTCACCCGCGCGCCGGGCGTGCGCACCAACACCGCCATCGCCGCCGTCCTGACCGCCGTGTTCATCGCCCTGGGCCTGAACGGCGAGTTCGGCCTGCGCGAAGGCTGGGTGCTGATCGGGGCCATCGTCCTCTACGTGCTCTGGCTCGCCTGGTCCGCCACCCGGCCCAAGGCCGCCGCCGATCCGCTGCTGTCAGAAATGACCGACGTGGACAATATGGACGGCCTGCCGCGCACGGCCCTCATGATCTCGGTCTTCCTGATCGTGGGCCTCGTCCTGTTGCCGCTGGGCGCCCATTTCGTGGTGTCCAACGGCTCGGTGCTGGCCCGTCAGCTGGGCATCAGCGAAGCGGTCATCGGCCTCACTTTGCTCGCCGTCGGCACCAGCCTGCCCGAGCTCGCCACCGCCATCGTCGCCGCCGTGCGCAAGCAGGCCGCCATGGCGTTCGGCAATATCATCGGATCGAACATCTTCAACATCGCCGCCGTGGGCGGGCTGACCGCGGTGTCGGCGCATCTGGCCGGCGTCTCGGTCACCGTGGACCCGATCTTCCTGCGCTTTGATTTCTGGGTCATGGCCGGCGCCATGTTGGCCGGCGCGGCCTTCGTGTTCACCCAGCGGCCCATCGGCCGCGTGGCGGGCGTGGTGCTGTCGGGCGGCTATGCCGCCTATCTCGCCGCGCTGGTCTATATTCACCTGGGCTGA